The Thermotoga sp. KOL6 genome contains the following window.
TTTCTTGGAGAGATGAACAAATACTACCCTCTCTATCCCCACAAACAGATAAAATCGACAAATCCATGCGGAGAAATTGGTCTCTCCGACTACGAGGCTTGTAACCTTGGTTCCATAGATATTGCAAAATTTTACAACAATGGATTCGTCGATTTAGAATCTCTTCAAGAACTCGTCCAAATCGCTACTAGATTCTTGGACAACGTCATAGATGTGAACGTCTTTCCTATTGAAAAGATCACGAAAGCTGTTAAAGAAAGTAGGAGGCTAGGGCTTGGTATCATGGGCTTTGCCGATCTCCTTTACAAGTTGGAAATTCCTTATAACTCCCAAGAAGCTCGCGATTTCGCCTCTAACCTTATGGCCTTCATAGCGCTCCACGCTCACAAAGCTTCCTACGACCTTGGGAAAGAGAAGGGAAACTTTCCTCTTCTCGAGATTTCAAGATATAGAACAGAAAAAGAATTCGTGCCTTTTGCCATGGGGGCAAGCAATTACGATGATGAAATAAAAGAAGTAATGAAGATAACTAGGGAACACAGGAGAAATGTGGCATTACTCACAATTGCCCCGACTGGTTCCATTTCCAACATAGCTGACACATCGTCTGGGTTGGAGCCTAATTTCTTACTTGCATACACTCGATTTATCACAAAAGAAGATGGCTCCAAGGAACCTCTCCTTTACATAAATCAAGTTCTGAAAGAAAAATTGGATCCGGAAATCCTCAAAAGGATAGAAAAAGATCTCATAGAAAAAGGAAGTCTAAAAGATATACCAGATGTACCAGAGAAAATAAAAAGAGTATTTGTGGTCGCTTTGGACATTGATCCCATGGACCACCTTCTCATGCAAGATGCGTTTCAGAGGTACGTGGATAACAACATCTCTAAAACTATAAATATGCCTCAAAGCACCACTGTAGACGATGTACTCAACGTATACCTCGAAGCTTTGAAAACGAACGTCAGAGGGCTCACCATCTACAGAGATGGTTCACTTCAAACACAGGTTTTGACAAAAGCACTTAAAACTTCGGAAGCTCCAAAAGTGCAGTTTTTTGTCGTAGACGAAAAAATGAAACTTCATCCCAAACCTAGGAAAGATACCTTGAGGAGTGTTACACGAAAGTACAAAAGGCCCGATGGGACAACTTACATTACCATTTCCTTTGACGATACGGGAGAAGCGGTGGAGATATTCATCTCGAACGGTAGTGAAATGGCAGAAGTGATAGGAAGGTTATCTTCGATTGCTTTGAGAGCAGGGGTTTCAATGGATGAAATCATAGAACAACTCTCTAAAGTGAAAGGAGATTACTGCAAAGGTCTTGCAGAGGAGATAAAGAAAGCTCTTGAGGATTTTGAAAAGCTGTGGTTCAGGACAGGCGAGGAAGACCTTGAGATAGCGGAAGAACCTGTTGAGAGAGAAAAGTTCATCGTGGCGAACAACCTCAAATGGCAAAGTGGATACTATGTAGACGACGAAGGAAACGTTTACTGCCCTGTCTGCCTTTCGAAAAACTCTCTGATAAAACAAGAAGGATGTGTAAGCTGTAAAAATTGTGGATGGTCAAAATGCGAATGAGGAGATGGGATAATGAAAGTTATTTCCTCTCAGAAACATATCTATTTTTTTTCGACTGAAATGAATCCCGTGGAAGAGGTGTATCCGGGAGAGAAAGTGGTATTTGAAACCATAGATGCGTTGGGGGGAAATTACGAGAAAATCGATTTCTCGAAAGTCAATCCTGCCACCGGTCCCGTTTATGTCAACGGTGCAAAACCTGGTGACACACTGGTAATCCGGATAGAAAGAATTAATCTTCCTGAAAAAGGGGTCATCGTAACCGGTAAAGGATTCGGCGTTCTCAGTGACGAAATCGAGGGATTCCACACAAAAGAATTGAAAATTGAGAAATGGGCGGTTTTTTTCGACAACATAAGAGTTCCAATTCATCCAATGGTAGGAGTTATAGGAGTTGCTCCCGAAGAGAGGGAATATCCAACAGGAACTGCCCACAAACACGGTGGAAACATGGATACAAAGGAGATCACAGAGAAGTCAACAGTGTATCTTCCTGTTTTCCAAGACGGCGCTCTTCTTGCCCTTGGCGACGTTCACGCTACAATGGGAGATGGGGAAGTGTGTGTCTCAGCATGTGAAGTTTCGGCCAAAGTGGTTGTGGAGGTTGATATCGCGAAAGAGGAAATCAAATGGCCCATGGTAGAGACAAACGACGCTTACTATCTTATCGTGTCGCTACCGAGCGTTGAGGATGCGCTTAAGGAAGTAACCAGGGAAGCAGTTTGGTTCATACAGAGAAGAAAAGTTATTCCCTTCAAAGAGGCGTACATGCTCACAAGCCTTTGTGTGGACATTGGAATTTCACAACTTGTGAACCCGAACAAAACTGTGAAAGCAAAGATTCCAAAGTACATATTTTCGGAGGTTTGAGTATGTTGTACGAACTCGCAAAACGGCGAAAAACCGTTAGAAAGTTCAAAAAGGAAAAACCACCCATCGAAGATGTACTCTATTCAGTGAAAGTAGCCAACGAGGCACCGTCTGGTATGAATGCCCAACCCTGGCATTTTTTATTGATCGAAAGTCCTCAAAAGAAAAAGCAAATTAGGGAGGTTTGTGAAAAGGCGGAGAAATGTTTCTATGAAAAAGTAAGAGGAAAACTGAAAGAGTGGCTTTCTGAAAAGAATTTCAGCTGGAGAAAACCATTCCTTGAGGAGGCTCCTTATCTTCTTTTGGTCTTTTCACAGAAGGGAGCTCCCTATAGTAGGGAATCTGTTTGGCTTGCCATCGGATACCTTCTTCTTGCACTGGAGGAAAAGAAGCTTGGTAGTGTTCCGTACACCCCTCCTAATTTGAGCGAGGTAGCAAAGTTGGTGAATGCCCCAGAAAGCCTGAAATTAGAGGTGATTTTACCTATTGGCTATCCAGATGATCCAAAACCGAAGTATCCAAGAAATGAGTCCAATTTAAAAATAGACACTTTTTAGAAAGAAACACCCCTTACGGGGTGTTTCCTTCAAACTGTGTATTCCTCCACCAATTCCGTGTAGTCATCGAACCAGAGTGCTTTAGGATTTCTTTTGTAAACCATCACCTTTCTCCTGTTTCTTTCATCATGTGCTCTGTGGTATTTAAAAATGATAAAATTCCTTGTAAGCGCTGCTATCTCTATCTTCCCTGTCCTATGAGACATTACGTATCTGACCCTTTTGGCAACTCCGGATAGATTGCATACTGCCTTTGTAAAGATCTCATAACCTTTTTCCACAGGGACAGCAAATTTTTTGTTTCCCGAAACTGGTCTGTTTTGAAACACGTAGTAGGGAGTCACTCCCACAAATGAAAGCTTGTCCAAAAGGTCACCGAGCACTTCTGGATTGTCATTTATACCTCTCAAAAGAGGAGTCTGATTGCAGAGAACGGCACCTGCATTCTTCAACAGATTCACCGCTTTGATTGCTTCCCTAGTCAGTTCCTTGGGATGATTGAACTGTGTCATTACGTATATCTTTTTTTCTTCGGTACTGTACTTCCTGATCACCCGCAGCAATTCATCATCTTCAATAATTCTGTAAGGATTAAACGCCGGTATCTTGCTCCCAATTCTTATTATTTGAACATGATCTATTTCTCTGAGTGAACAAATGATCTTTTCCAGCTTTTCGGTGGAGAGTAACAAAGGATCACCACCTGTGAGTAGAACGTTCGTTATCTCTTTGTGAGAACGAATATAATCGAGCTGAGGTGTGATATCACGTATCACTTCCGCGCCAACGTTTATAAACAACCTTTTTCTGAAACAAAATCTACAGAATCCCCCGCAAACATCATTAACGAGGAAGAGAGCAGTATCGGGATATTTGTGTTGAAGCCCTTTTGCAACTGTGTAAGATTTTTCATTGGATGCATCCAAGTCTCCCCATTCTTCAAGTTCATCCTCTTCAGGAATCACGATTTTTCTAATTGGATCGTCCGGATCTGACCAGTCTATTAAATCCAAATAATAAGAATTTGCTCTGAATCGATATTTCTTTTCTACTTTCTTCAGTTTTTCTTTTTCTTCATCTGATAATTGTTTCACTTGGGAAACGCTAGTGTAGTATCTAACGTCCAATCGAATCACCTCCTATATTTATTTTTAACAAAGTTAGTTATTCAAAAACAACTCAGAAAAAAATCGAAGAATTGGCTTCGAGAAGTTTTACATATCTGCTTCCAGGATGGATTATACCATAATACAGCATAATCTCCAAAAAACATAAGACCTTTTAGGAAGCTAGTTGGATTATGTTTCAATAAACACTATTTTATGGATTAAAGAATTGACAAAAAAGATCTGTGATGATAGAATATTTTTGCAAATGATTTGCATTTGCAGGTGATAAAATGAGAATGACAAAGAACAGAGCGAAGATTCTAAATATAATCGAATCTTCAAAAGCTCCCTTAACAGCCGAAGAGATATATCGAAAAGTGGAAATGAATCTCTCAACTGTTTACAGAGCTCTGAAGTTTCTGGAACAACGAAAATTAATCGGTTCTTTCAGCATAGGTGGAGGAGCAAAATATTTTTTCAAAAAAGACAGGCACTATCATTTCATGGTTTGTGAGAAATGTGGTGAAATTTTTCCCTTTCGAGAATGTGCCAACGATTTTATCGAATCTTTGCAGACGAAGTATGGTTTTTCAGAAAGGTACCACTTGTTTTTAGTGTATGGAATCTGTGAAAAGTGTGGAAAGGAGGTTAAAAAATGAGAAAAATTTCTCTTCTTCTAATTCTTTTAATCTCCTCGTTTGTTTTAACAAAAACGATTGTTGTGACGATAAATCCATACTATTTGATCGTCTCACAAATGGTGGATGACGCTGTTGAAGTAAAACTTCTTGTTCCACCGAACGCGAATCCACACCTCTTTTCTTTGAAACCGTCCGACGCCAAACTATTGGAAAACTCGGATTTGATCATAGCTAATGGTATGCAATTGGAACCGTACCTTGAAAAATATCATGATAAGACAATTTATGTTTCTGATTTCATTCCTGACCTGTTCCTGGAAAAAGGTAATCAAAATCCTCACATTTGGCTCGACCCATTCTTCTTGAAGTATTACATAGTGCCCAACTTGTACCAGACACTATCAAAAAAGTTCCCAGAAATTTCAGACGAGATAAAGAAAAACACCTTTGAGATTCTCGAAGGATTGGATGATGTGATAAAGGATGCCTTTATAGTTCTTCTTCCACACAGGGAAAAGCTGGTTGTAATGACACACCCAAGCTTTTTCTATTTTTTCAAAGAGTTCGGTTTAGATCTGATGCCTCTTGCCACCGGTCACGAACACGCAACCAGCTTCGCTACATTGAAGAAGATTCTGGAGAAAAAGGACAACGTCATTGGGCTGTTCAGAGAACCACAGCAGTCTAGTGATATGATGGCGATCCTCGAAAAAGAATTGAAAATGAAAAGTTTTGTTCTAGATCCGTTAGGAGTGGGTAACGAAAAAACCATTTTGGAACTACTGAGAAAAAATCTCGAAACACTTAAGGAGGCACTGAAATGAAAATAGTTGAAGTCAAGAATCTGACTTACAGAGTCAATGGATTTGAGATATTAAGGAACGTTACATTTTTTGTAGAAGAAGGGGAATTCGTGGGAATAATAGGTCCTAACGGTGCTGGAAAGACCTCCCTAGTAAGAATACTGGTCGGCGAGATCAAGAACTATCAAGGAACGGTATCGGTGAGAGGTCAAATAGGTTATCTTCCTCAACATCAGGAAGTGCAGAGAGAATTCCCGATTACTGCAAAAGAATTTGCCGCAATGGGAATGTATGGTCGTCACAAAAAAATCGATTGGAAAAAGATTTCTTCTACTCTAAAAGATGTTGGTATTTCCCATAAAGAGAACGATCTGATAAGGAATCTATCCGGTGGCGAATTTCAAAGACTTTCCTTAGCAAGAGCGTTATTATCAGATCCGGATATTCTCATACTCGATGAACCGGAAGCTGGTGTAGATGAAATGGGAAAAGCTTCTTTTTATGAGCTTTTGAATCGTTTGAGAGAAGAAAAAAAGATAACGATTATCATGGTCAGCCACGATATTGGGATGGTTTTCAAAGAATGTACCACGGTTATGTGCCTCAACAAAACGCTCCATTGTCACGGTCCAACGGAAGAAATATCCCCGGAAGATTTGAAAAAAGTGTTCAGCGATTTCGACATCTGGATCAGGGGGACAAAACACTACGAAATGTTCCACAAGGAGTGAGAAAATTGGGTTTTCTCAGGGATCTCTATCAATACGAGTTCCTCAGAACAGCCTTCTTAGGAGGAATCCTTGTATCGATTTTGTCAGGAGTTGTTTCACCGATCGTGGTTTTCAAGAGAATGGAATTTATAGGAGACGGAACCGCTCATGCTGTCTTTGCGGGGCTCGCAATCGCAGCCTTGGCGGATGGTGATCCCAGATTAATGGCTTTTGCCACCTCGTTACTCTTTGCCTTCGCGGTGAGTACTTTTTCAAAATCAAAACTCAGTGAAAACAGTGCTATAGGTATACTTCTTCCATTTTTCATGGCCGTAGGTATCGTATTGTTTTCACTATCGGGAAAATATCAATCAGACGTGATGAGTTTTTTGTTCGGAGACATACTTCTTGTGAATCGAACAGATGTTCTAATAACTCTGTTCATTTTGATGACGAGCATGATCTTGATACTTATTTTCAGATGGGAGATGAAGTTCTTCATAGTCGATGAGAAAATGGCTCTGTTTTATGGTATAAAGACGAATCTCATTCGATTTCTAATCACCGCCTTCATTTCAATAACTGTTGTTACCACTGTCAAAGTGGTAGGGGTGGTTCTCAGCGGAGCTCTGCTTATCCTTCCCGGATTGGTTTCGAAAATCTTCAGCAAGTCTTTTGGATCACTCTTCACAATATCCGTGACTTTCAACCTATTGAGTTTTATCTTCGGTTTTCTAGTAGCTTACATTCTTAATCTCCCACCTGGTCCTGTTATTGTGATAATAGCTTTTCTTTTATTCCTACCGATGTTAAAATTCTCATGATGTGGAAAATTGCCGTTGTTGACGATGACAAAAAAATTCTTGAGATGCTTGAAAAAGAACTGTCTAAACTCGGGCAGGTGAGGACTTTCCTCACCGGTGAGGATTTTTTGGACTGTAATGAGTCATTCCATGTTGTAGTTTTAGATGTGATGCTTCCAGATTATAACGGTTACGAAATTTGCCGAACAATAAAAGAAATATATCCAGAGACGTGGGTAATACTTCTGACCCTTCTCTCGGACGATGAAAGCGTTTTGAGGGGGTTCGAAGTGGGAGCGGATGACTACGTGACAAAGCCATTCAATCCAGAAATTCTCGTCGCTAGAGTGAGAAGATTCTTAGAACGACAGAAAAAAAGTCTTTACGACTTTGGCGATCTCAAAATAGATGCGAGTGCCCGTACAGTGTATCTAAAGGGAAAAAAAGTGTATCTCCCAAAAAGAGAGTTCGAAGTTCTTCTTTTCTTGGTAGAAAATGCTGGTAGAGTTGTCACACGCGAGAGACTCCTAGAAACATTTTGGGAAAGAGACGTTTCACCCAGAGCAGTGGATACCGTGGTAAAAAGGATAAGAAAAGCCATAGAAGATGATCCAAATAAACCGAAATACATCAAGACCGTTTGGGGAATAGGATACACGTTCATGGAGGGAAAAACATGATTTCTCTTAGAACCTTTCTCTTTACTTTTCTCGTGAACGCCATACTCCTCAGCTTGTTTTGGGGAAACAAAATGGACTTCATCGATGTTACTATCTTTTCCTTCTTTTCAGCGTTCTTGATGGGAATTGCCACACAGATTCTCGTGGCGAAGAGACTTCAAAAACTCAAAGAAGCGGTATCGAAAAGACAACCGTTCGATGACTTCTTGAACGATGAAATAACAAAACTCTCAGAGGAGATAAACGTGCTAGTTCAAAGCAATATTTTACAGGAAAAAGAGACAGAAAAGCTAAAAGATGCTGTAACGGGCTTCATGCACGATATAAAATCTCTCCTTTGGAGTGAGATAAGCGATGAAAACATTCAGAAGATAATAGAGGAGTTCTACGAATTCGCAAAATTAGAAGCAGGTCTTGAGAGGTTGAGAAAAGAACCTGTTAATCTTGTGGAACTTATAAACGACGTGATAGAAAGGTTCCCGAATAGGATACACTTCGAATACAAAGATGAGATAACGATCGAGGCGGATCCTGTGAAACTTTTCAGAGCATTTTACAACATCATCGAGAATGCTATCAAGTACTCCACGGGTTCCGTCTTAGTTCTCGTGTCGGAAGAAAAAATAACTGTAAAAAGTAAAGGCTCCGAGATCCCTTACGAAGTGAGAGCGAATCTCTTCGAGAAGAAGAAAAAAAGCAAGGGTACAGGAGTTGGATTGTACCTTGCCAGAGAGTTTTTAGAAATGCATGGTTTCAGGATTTCTTACCGACGAGAAGGTGAATACAACGTGTTCGAAATTCAAATAGGATATACGGGCATTTCATCGGTAAAATCTGACAAAGATTCCAAATAATTGAAATCCACGCCTATTTTTTCCTCGTATTTCTTCCTCAAGAATTTCTTTCCAACTTCTCCAAGAATTATCGCTATGAGAAGATCTTCTTCGCTTTCACACAAAACTCCGAGCTCTTCTTTTGCTTTCTCCACTTCTGGTTCCAATAAATCTGCGGGTCTGCAACTTATTGGTTTCTCGTCCCCAAGAATTTTCTTCACCAGTTCTGGATCCATAGGAGCGGGTGGTCTGCCGTAAAGCCCCTTTACGTAATTTTTCGTTTCGTTTGTCACCCTTTCATACCTTCCATAGACAACGTTCAAAAACGCTTGAACTCCTACTATCTGACTGGTTGGTGTCACGAGTGGTGGATATCCAAGATCTTTTTGAACCCTTGGTACTTCTTCGAGGACCTTTTCTAACAGATTCTCCATCCTTTGCTCTTTAAGTTGCTTGAGAAGATTGGAATACATACCTCCGGGTATTTGAGAAAAGATGATTCTGGAATCCGGATACTTCATCCCAACATCGTATTCCACGTACTTCACCCTCACCTTGGTAAAGTGATCAACCAAAAATTTCAACGCTTCCCTGTCGAAATCCTCCTTTCCATTTCCTTTGAAAGCGTAGTACATCGACTCAAAGGTAGGTTGTGAAGTTCCCATGGAAAAAGGAGAAATTGCCGTGTCGAAAAAGTCGGCTCCCGCTTCAAAAGCCGCTTGATACGCTAAGGGAGCAAATCCCGTTGTACAGTGCGAGTGAATTTCTACAGGAATGGAGAACTTCTCCTTCAATGCCTTCACAAGTTCGTATGCCCTTTTCGGGGTGAGAAGTCCCGCCATGTCTTTTATACAAATGGAATCCACGCCCATTTCTACAAGCTTTTTAGCAAAGCCAAGATAATATTCTAACGTATGAACCGGACTTACTGTGTAACTGATCGCTCCTTGGACGTGTAAA
Protein-coding sequences here:
- a CDS encoding adenosylcobalamin-dependent ribonucleoside-diphosphate reductase, which gives rise to MKLSSLISKWIDVEPSRNAQTILKDRYFMRDLNGDFLETKWEDVARRVARVVATAELLNPSYKKGEKLDRIKEWEETFFKILKARLFIPNSPTLFNAGLGVKYDLLWKPIEQMTLEDYEEIYKTRNHLHMLSACFVVPVEDSIEGIFEAVKEYALITKVGGGVGSNFSELRPKGSFVAGTHGKASGPVSFMHVFNTAISVVKQGYRRRGALMGILNINHPDIEEFIDAKRDNTGEAVLNFFNLSVGFPMDKKEILKLYEKDGELELSHPRSTIRKRVKVRELFRKIAANAWKSGDPGLAFLGEMNKYYPLYPHKQIKSTNPCGEIGLSDYEACNLGSIDIAKFYNNGFVDLESLQELVQIATRFLDNVIDVNVFPIEKITKAVKESRRLGLGIMGFADLLYKLEIPYNSQEARDFASNLMAFIALHAHKASYDLGKEKGNFPLLEISRYRTEKEFVPFAMGASNYDDEIKEVMKITREHRRNVALLTIAPTGSISNIADTSSGLEPNFLLAYTRFITKEDGSKEPLLYINQVLKEKLDPEILKRIEKDLIEKGSLKDIPDVPEKIKRVFVVALDIDPMDHLLMQDAFQRYVDNNISKTINMPQSTTVDDVLNVYLEALKTNVRGLTIYRDGSLQTQVLTKALKTSEAPKVQFFVVDEKMKLHPKPRKDTLRSVTRKYKRPDGTTYITISFDDTGEAVEIFISNGSEMAEVIGRLSSIALRAGVSMDEIIEQLSKVKGDYCKGLAEEIKKALEDFEKLWFRTGEEDLEIAEEPVEREKFIVANNLKWQSGYYVDDEGNVYCPVCLSKNSLIKQEGCVSCKNCGWSKCE
- a CDS encoding acetamidase/formamidase family protein, with protein sequence MKVISSQKHIYFFSTEMNPVEEVYPGEKVVFETIDALGGNYEKIDFSKVNPATGPVYVNGAKPGDTLVIRIERINLPEKGVIVTGKGFGVLSDEIEGFHTKELKIEKWAVFFDNIRVPIHPMVGVIGVAPEEREYPTGTAHKHGGNMDTKEITEKSTVYLPVFQDGALLALGDVHATMGDGEVCVSACEVSAKVVVEVDIAKEEIKWPMVETNDAYYLIVSLPSVEDALKEVTREAVWFIQRRKVIPFKEAYMLTSLCVDIGISQLVNPNKTVKAKIPKYIFSEV
- a CDS encoding nitroreductase family protein gives rise to the protein MLYELAKRRKTVRKFKKEKPPIEDVLYSVKVANEAPSGMNAQPWHFLLIESPQKKKQIREVCEKAEKCFYEKVRGKLKEWLSEKNFSWRKPFLEEAPYLLLVFSQKGAPYSRESVWLAIGYLLLALEEKKLGSVPYTPPNLSEVAKLVNAPESLKLEVILPIGYPDDPKPKYPRNESNLKIDTF
- a CDS encoding KamA family radical SAM protein yields the protein MDVRYYTSVSQVKQLSDEEKEKLKKVEKKYRFRANSYYLDLIDWSDPDDPIRKIVIPEEDELEEWGDLDASNEKSYTVAKGLQHKYPDTALFLVNDVCGGFCRFCFRKRLFINVGAEVIRDITPQLDYIRSHKEITNVLLTGGDPLLLSTEKLEKIICSLREIDHVQIIRIGSKIPAFNPYRIIEDDELLRVIRKYSTEEKKIYVMTQFNHPKELTREAIKAVNLLKNAGAVLCNQTPLLRGINDNPEVLGDLLDKLSFVGVTPYYVFQNRPVSGNKKFAVPVEKGYEIFTKAVCNLSGVAKRVRYVMSHRTGKIEIAALTRNFIIFKYHRAHDERNRRKVMVYKRNPKALWFDDYTELVEEYTV
- a CDS encoding Fur family transcriptional regulator, coding for MRMTKNRAKILNIIESSKAPLTAEEIYRKVEMNLSTVYRALKFLEQRKLIGSFSIGGGAKYFFKKDRHYHFMVCEKCGEIFPFRECANDFIESLQTKYGFSERYHLFLVYGICEKCGKEVKK
- a CDS encoding metal ABC transporter substrate-binding protein, yielding MRKISLLLILLISSFVLTKTIVVTINPYYLIVSQMVDDAVEVKLLVPPNANPHLFSLKPSDAKLLENSDLIIANGMQLEPYLEKYHDKTIYVSDFIPDLFLEKGNQNPHIWLDPFFLKYYIVPNLYQTLSKKFPEISDEIKKNTFEILEGLDDVIKDAFIVLLPHREKLVVMTHPSFFYFFKEFGLDLMPLATGHEHATSFATLKKILEKKDNVIGLFREPQQSSDMMAILEKELKMKSFVLDPLGVGNEKTILELLRKNLETLKEALK
- a CDS encoding metal ABC transporter ATP-binding protein, with the translated sequence MKIVEVKNLTYRVNGFEILRNVTFFVEEGEFVGIIGPNGAGKTSLVRILVGEIKNYQGTVSVRGQIGYLPQHQEVQREFPITAKEFAAMGMYGRHKKIDWKKISSTLKDVGISHKENDLIRNLSGGEFQRLSLARALLSDPDILILDEPEAGVDEMGKASFYELLNRLREEKKITIIMVSHDIGMVFKECTTVMCLNKTLHCHGPTEEISPEDLKKVFSDFDIWIRGTKHYEMFHKE
- a CDS encoding metal ABC transporter permease — encoded protein: MGFLRDLYQYEFLRTAFLGGILVSILSGVVSPIVVFKRMEFIGDGTAHAVFAGLAIAALADGDPRLMAFATSLLFAFAVSTFSKSKLSENSAIGILLPFFMAVGIVLFSLSGKYQSDVMSFLFGDILLVNRTDVLITLFILMTSMILILIFRWEMKFFIVDEKMALFYGIKTNLIRFLITAFISITVVTTVKVVGVVLSGALLILPGLVSKIFSKSFGSLFTISVTFNLLSFIFGFLVAYILNLPPGPVIVIIAFLLFLPMLKFS
- a CDS encoding response regulator transcription factor, which translates into the protein MMWKIAVVDDDKKILEMLEKELSKLGQVRTFLTGEDFLDCNESFHVVVLDVMLPDYNGYEICRTIKEIYPETWVILLTLLSDDESVLRGFEVGADDYVTKPFNPEILVARVRRFLERQKKSLYDFGDLKIDASARTVYLKGKKVYLPKREFEVLLFLVENAGRVVTRERLLETFWERDVSPRAVDTVVKRIRKAIEDDPNKPKYIKTVWGIGYTFMEGKT
- a CDS encoding HAMP domain-containing sensor histidine kinase, producing the protein MISLRTFLFTFLVNAILLSLFWGNKMDFIDVTIFSFFSAFLMGIATQILVAKRLQKLKEAVSKRQPFDDFLNDEITKLSEEINVLVQSNILQEKETEKLKDAVTGFMHDIKSLLWSEISDENIQKIIEEFYEFAKLEAGLERLRKEPVNLVELINDVIERFPNRIHFEYKDEITIEADPVKLFRAFYNIIENAIKYSTGSVLVLVSEEKITVKSKGSEIPYEVRANLFEKKKKSKGTGVGLYLAREFLEMHGFRISYRREGEYNVFEIQIGYTGISSVKSDKDSK
- a CDS encoding pyruvate carboxylase subunit B; translation: MFVDTTLRDGHQSLIATRMRTADMIPALEAFDKMGFHSMEVWGGATFDVAVRFLNEDPWERLRKIREGLKNTQIQMLLRGQNLVGYRHYADDVVELFIKKVAEYGLDIIRIFDALNDERNLQKSVEVSKKHGLHVQGAISYTVSPVHTLEYYLGFAKKLVEMGVDSICIKDMAGLLTPKRAYELVKALKEKFSIPVEIHSHCTTGFAPLAYQAAFEAGADFFDTAISPFSMGTSQPTFESMYYAFKGNGKEDFDREALKFLVDHFTKVRVKYVEYDVGMKYPDSRIIFSQIPGGMYSNLLKQLKEQRMENLLEKVLEEVPRVQKDLGYPPLVTPTSQIVGVQAFLNVVYGRYERVTNETKNYVKGLYGRPPAPMDPELVKKILGDEKPISCRPADLLEPEVEKAKEELGVLCESEEDLLIAIILGEVGKKFLRKKYEEKIGVDFNYLESLSDFTDEMPVYPI